The Tachysurus fulvidraco isolate hzauxx_2018 chromosome 26, HZAU_PFXX_2.0, whole genome shotgun sequence genome segment AGGAACTTTGGCATGGGCAAACAGTCTATGGAGGACAGGATTCTGGGTGAAATTCAGCACATGGTCGCACGATTGGAAAAAAGTATTGGTTAGTTATCATTACTGTTTCTCTAAGGTCAGTATTTTAGAATTTCCAGTTGATTTGATTTGCATGGCTTGATTTCTTCCCTTGAATTCGGCTTGCCAGGTAAGAAAGCGGCCATCTACACCAGCCAGTCTGTCTAAAGCGGTGTGATATCTTGCTAGCCTTGCTGACAGTCAATACTAGATTTTGGACAGGTTTTCCCAGCACACCATATACATGGTAGATGATCTGCCAGGTTTCATAACCCGAAATTAGCTGTGCatgaacaaatataataaaatttgaAAGTAAGAAAAATCAGAATATGTGGTTTGTTGAGTATTGTCACTTTCTCTGAACAGGCAGCACCATGAATCCACAGACTCTGTTCCATGACGCAGCATCAAATATCATCTACCTGGTTTTATTGAGCACTCGATATGACTATGAGGACAAAACCCTTAGAGAGTATGTCCAGCTGTTCACAGAAATCTCAAAAATCGCCAATGGACCTTGGGGAATGGTAAaacatatcatcatcatcatctctatCATATATGGGAAGTTTGTGCAGCATGCaagatattttgttttatttttcctacAGATTTATGATACACTTCCTGTGGTAAGATATCTGCCCCTTCCATTTAAGAAAGCCTTTGCAGCTGTCAAGATATTAAAGCAAAGGGCAGTAGACATGATAAACAAGCACAAAACAACAAGAGTCCCAGGACAGCCAAGAGATTTGGTTGACTGTTATCTGGACGAGATCgataaggtttgtgtgtgtatgaaattttttttacagctgtaTGAACTTCCATGAACTGTTGAGTAATTACTGTTTCCACCCtctcagcatttttttatttggtggGTAGTACCACTGGGACAGAGTTTAGAAAGCAGGTTAAAGTTTCTATTACATCTAACGCCACTGATATGAACtacctacatacagtacatgagctACCGTTAAGCAAGTCACaagcatatacagtactgtatattacacattAAACATTGCAGGAGAAAACTATTTGTGTGACCATTCATTTGGATCCTGCTGTCTACAGGTACAATTTTTTAAACTTACTGAGTATTGGAACCGATCAGTACAGTTACAGATATCTGATGCTTTTGACAGAGAGCTGATAGTTCCTCTTTTGCTGAGGTTCAGCTTGTGATGCATTTGCTGGATATGCACTTTGCCGGGACGGATACAACATCCAACACCCTGCTTACGGCTTTCCTCTACCTTACCACTCATCCAGATGTTCAAGGTCTGAGCTATGAGCTATGTATTAACGACTGTGCCGTCTTCTCGCTCTGAACAGTTTAAATGGTAGAGCTGAGAAAGGTGTTTGTCGTGACATCCGTTGtgcttttttttggttttgcttCTAGAAAAATGCCAGCAGGAGATTGATGAAGTTCTGGCTGGAAAAGATCACGCATCTTTTGAAGACAGACACAACATGCCATACGTGCAGGCAGTGATTCACGAGTCTCAGCGTATCGCCAAAACCGTCCCTCTGAGCGTGTTCCACTGTACCACGGGCGATACTGAATTGATGGGCTACAGCATCCCGAAGGTAACAATTCATTTCATGTCATTTCCATGCATTCACACTTATTAGTTTTCTGTGTTGCTTATGGATAATCTTTATTCTAGGGCACCCTCATCATCCCCAACCTCTCCTCAGTGCTGAGTGAAGAAGGCCAGTGGAAGTTTCCACATGAATTTAACCCATCAAACTTCCTTAATGAACAGGGGCAGTTTGAGAAGCCTGAGGCCTTTCTGCCCTTTTCTGCTGGTGAGTTTTTGATCGTTAGCCATCATATGCTACTCCACACTAAATAATACTACAGTACCTACACCAGAGATTTTCAATAGCTTCAATAGACAAAAGGCACGTGACAATTTACTGATGTGTCTTTGTATACGTGAAGGTCCTCGCACGTGTCTTGGTGAAGGTCTGGCTCGCATGGAACTCTTCCTTGTCTTGGTCACACTGCTGAGGCGCTTTCACTTCATTTGGCCTGAAGATGCAGGAACACCAGATTTTACCCCTATATACGGAATTACACTTACCCCCAAACCCTACAAGATGGTGATCAAGCTGAGACAGGCTGCTAATGAAATATAGAATTAGTCCGAAAATATCTGATacaaatgatgtaataaaaGCAACTGAACATCATGAAGCCTTAATCCTGGTCCTGGTTTCTCTTAAATGGTTCACTTGGCAATTTTTGAAGCAaatctctttctcctctctcaaATGTTCATTCTATCGTCACCAGCGTGAATCCTGATGACACCGAAGCCATCTGTGACTGAGTAATCATCCATCACTAGGGATAAAAAAGGGAAGGAGAAAGACTAAGGCTAAGCTTTTTGTCTTcaaatgtacatgtacacaaagATACCGGCTTAAACTTCCCTCCCAGTGGAATTCAATTAAAGAAGAAACAACTCTGAAgtgatataaaattttattcagTATTATATTCACCATAAACAGATCCATAAATATAATCCAATcgtcaaataataaacaatgatCAAGTCATTAAAACTTGTCACATGATGCAGCGTACATGATGCAGCGTACTCACTTTTAGAACCAGAAGAAAATTAAAGGGTCGATAagtaaaatttttaaaaaagatttcaaTGTTCTCGTTAGGTTTGGTGCATAAACATCGAGTGATTATTACCGGCTTGATACACGTTGAGGTCATGCACTCTGACGAATGCGTTTTTGTTATAGTAACAAAAGAAGGTATTCAATAGAACATAGAAGCCTCTACGAAATAACTAATGCATCAATTCCAGCAACAGTAAAAACAAGTTAGCGCAAACAATCTGTTTCGATGAAGAGATAAAATAAACAAGCACAGAATCAATTCTGGGTGTGGACCAGAGCATAAAAAGGTACTTAATACCGCTTGAATGTAAAGATGTGTTCTGGGTAATGACTAAAGAAAACTAAAATACtactaaaaatattatttaaatcaatTATTTCATCATATATTAAAGCCATGGCTTGAAATATGAATCAAATAGCAAATGAACCAAAGTTATTAGTTTTGCTTGTCCTTTTAAAATAGAGCAAGAAGTGGAAAAATACTCCAATGTTCTGTTAAGGAAATAAGGCCTTGGTATGAAaacattaaaagaaaacatgatagTTTTATTTAGACGCATATTTGTTTAATCCAATGAGCTTGTATCAGTTCATTGACCTGAATATGATCTCTGTAATAAAAAGTAAGAcctgtaaaatgaaataaacaaacaaaaggctATTTGTGTTAAGTATGAAAAAGGATTGGTTTGATTCGATGTTGAAATATTTTGGACCAAGTCTAAAATCAAATCTAAAATCATACCAATAATGTAAAATCAAATCTAAAATCATACCAATAATGTAACCATTATTGGTATGGCTCATCTTGTGTTTAATTGAGACTGAGGTACTTGTGTAATGTTTCCGCTTTCACGAGAATACCTGGACTACCGCAGGGTGATGTTCAAGCGTAGAGGCAGCAGTGTGCGCAGCTGGTTTTGCAGGTCCAGCACTCGGGTGCGAGACAGGGCACGATCTGGCGACTGGTATGATAACCGGTAGCACAGGCTAGCATGTCCCATGTGGGGGTGACGGAACCTGTCTACTAGCTGTATGTCCTTTACAGCTCCGCACGTGGCTATGCGGACTGCCTCGTGAAAGTCAAGTTCGTCAAATGTGTCTGGCTCCATCCAGAAACTGACGTCATGGGTGTAACTCGGTGGGTACAGCGAAAATGGCTGAAATGTGGCAGGCACTTGGATACCAGGTTCAAAACCTGCCAGGAAACGTGGGTCCGAGGTCCACATTAGGCGCCAGTCAGGGATTGAGAAGGTCAGGGTTACAAGGTGATCCAGATTTAGCAGCAAGGTCAATATTGAGCTTTTATAGTGTGGGAGTTTAGATCGAGGATAGGGGACGCAAGTTATTTGGCCAAAATTGTGGAGTTCCTGTGAAATTAACCTCACTCGACACTCTTCACCTAGCTCCTCCTTCTCAAACGAGACTTTATAAGGACCAAGAAGAGCCTCCAGGTTATTTTGAAGGATCTGGTCAGGTTGGGATTCAGAAGGTAAAACAGCAATCAGAAAAAGCTGATGGTAAGCAGGGGAGCGGTTTGGAGTGATGGGAGCTCTTTGAAAAACCAACCCACTAAGCGCATAGATGGTTCCGGGGCTAAAATCCTCACGCTGCATAATTTCCTCTGCATGCATTAACAAAGATGGCCTTAGCATATAGCTACTACTGGAGAACTGCTGGTCTTCGGTTGGCTCACAGTCCTTGTCAATCGGCTTGATCCAGTAGATTTCCGAGGAGCTCAGGTTTGAGCCACATGCCTGGAGTTTGTCTTGGGAGCAACTGAGCAACTCTGGAAAGTTGCCGCTCACTGAACATACAGGCCATGAAGATTTGACCTCTCTGAGCAACTGCTCCAGCACCAGTTTGACAGGATGGCGTGACTGTCGACTGAGGAAATCCCTGACATAGAAAAGAAGGATTGACAGCATGACATGTCTGATAAGGTCTAATAAGGTCACGTCATTCAGGACATTCTGCTTTGCCTTGGAGAAGTAACTTGAGGTAAATGGACTTAATCTTCATAATGCCTCACATATCCCTGTAGGGCTTATTGGCTCTGCTGGATGGTGGTAAATTCCCTGCCATTTAAACAGGACACCTTACCCACGATGTAACCTTATAGATGACTGACTGACATGATTGGTCACAGTCCCAACGACAGGACCAAACAGAATATGACCAATTTCCTTACTAATAGAAATTGTGTTGTTTAAGATCTGACCACTTACCTGTTCACGTATTCGCTCAACTCCTCAGGAAGCTCAAAGCTAACCATCTCCTTCCCAACTACAGTGTCCATTTTCAGTTTCTTGGGCATTGTGTATGGCAAGCTCCGGGTAAAAACATGGTTCAGCCCACCTTCCACACGAAAACCTTTATCTTGACTCCTACGGAGGAATTAAGGAGCATGTAATATGCCACTCTGTTTTATGAACATGTGGAAGCCTTccatctttttaaataattgattaTTATGAAGTATATGTAAGAGTGCATGtaagcattttatatatatccaGTGTGATAGAGCTAAAGTAAATTTGCTTTTCAGAAATCGGGACAAATATGGAAATAGAATGTGAAAGGTACATCTCAGAGCAAAACCAATGCTTACCTGTAACCCGTGCATTTGTATCCTTGATATCTGTGGCGATCAAAAGGACGGATCTCGCTGAGAATGAGGCCAGCCTCGGCTGCCATGGCGACCGCCTGCCAACTGTTGTGCCATTCTCTTATCGGGTTGTCAAATGGAGTGCCTCCTTGGCCATTGCATAAAGCCACATGCACTTCTCCGTCGGCCTTGAGCACTTCAGCACAGCTAGTGGGGAAAACGGCATCACAATAATCACTCTGAGTGCCTGAGAGTTCACAGTCGCATGCAGCATCCCAAGTAAGCGTGTTAATTATGCTTAGCGGTTGTGTTGTGTAACCCTCACAGGCTTGCATAACATCCTAACAAAGCCATGAtggtactttaaaaaaaaaaaaaaaaggaaataaacagatgTCCCACCTTATGAAGAATTTGGATAAGAGAGTGCGGTTCTTCTTGACGCCGCTTTTCCGTCCATAGTGAGGAAAATTGAAAATGATGCGGTCGTAGGCAAGGTGCCGGATgacattgtgttcatttagacGTGTGCAGTCCACCTCGAAAAGCACCGTGCAACctacaaaccacacacacctcaatgATCTGTACGCACTTATCGTTGTTTAAAAAGATTACAGATAGCATGCATTGAGGCTGTTTCATAGCAACCAGCTCCAGGAAACACACTTCACTGGACACAAGGATGCAAATCCTTCAGCTTATGAACCTTCGTAAGAGGGAAAAAATGACAGGCATTGTAATATAAGCCTAtaagtttaatatataatttttcaataaaagcATGTcacaaataatgtttatatcttACACATTATGACCTAATTAAAGAAATTGGGGCTGTGgttattacttattttatatacgATCGATTACAATAAACTGGAATAATTGTGAactaaaagtacattttatgcTTTTCAAAAACACACTTAATTGAAAgtgcaattgttttttttattttttttatttcacttgtaCAAATAACCTGGAAAATATGTAAcaggtttaaaacaacaacaagaagcaCAACAACAACGGATTTAGTCACGACCTTTTGTGTGTCCATCATTTTGTAGATACTTGATGGTCTAACGTAAACCCTGGGGGTGGAGCTTCATTAATATGGGCGTGGCCGAATTCATTCAAAcgttgatttgattttttttctttttactcaaaaattgtctttcattttttatttggaattttttttaaaatcattacattttttaactaCTTAAAACATGTCATTGCTCCTCCTAATGATTATAGACAATTTCATGCTAGTGAGAAATGGCTAGCTGTTAAATTCTAAATTCTGACTCaattaatatttcattaattatttaattaattaggtCATTAAAGATGAACAGAAAGGAAAACGCACGCATCGTCATCATACGTACTGTCCTACTGTCCTCTACTATTTAGTAAGGAAACCTATACTTTATGTAAACACCTTGTTGATATTGATCTGGTACTATACGATGCTGAAGGTCTCACCTCGGTCTCTGAGGAGCTGGATGTTGTGTGCTGCTTGCTCCTGAGCCAGGGATTGCTGCTCGGTTTGTAAGCAGGAGGCGGTTATGCTCTTAGCATCACCGGATTCACACACAGCCACCGAGAAGGAGAAGTTTCCTTCTCCAACCAAGAGCACTTCCAGCTTCTCTGACATCTTCAGTAGTACACTTGTCTGAGAGAGAACTTCACAGGGACAGAATAAGGCTTCTCGAGCATCCTGGCTTCTGGATGATTCTAGAAGCGTCTCAAAAGGAGAAACCTGACAGGATAAAAATCAGGTTAACAAAACAGCTATAAGCTTTTACGTCTGATTGGTGTGGTAAGCCGATGGAGTGAGTGAAGgggcgagagggagagagggagagagggatacagagagggggggggaagcgagacagagagaaagagaaaaaaggagaatgtgtgtgaaagagagagagaaagagagtgtgtaagagagagagagagaaagacacacacacacacacacacacacacacacacacacacagagagacacacacacacacacacacacacacacacacagagagagagacacacacacacacacacacacacacacacacacacacacacacacacacacacacacacacacacagagagagagagagagagagagagagagagagagagagagagagagagagagagacaattcGACACACACATTCTCGTTAGTTACCTCAGGACCATCATTGCTTCCCCTTTGATATAAAGAACCACAAATgaaactaaagtgaaataaacgTATAAAATAAAGTACAGCTGTATTTACAAGTCGGCGCTAAGACCGAGGCATTTAAAGAGTAACATAGAAGTGGGTCCGTGTGGAaacattgtagtgtgtgtgtgtgtgtgtgtgtgtgtgtgtgtgtgtgtgtgtgtgtgtgtgt includes the following:
- the LOC113663405 gene encoding cytochrome P450 2D15-like, whose protein sequence is MLGSWILAVLCICIFFLLIRIQRPKNFPPGPQPIPIFGNLFQLNIKNPLKDFERFAERYGIVYSLYIGTRPAVFLNGLKAIKEALVTKSAVFSGRPGNLLVSHVTEKKGVIMADYGHGWKEHRRFDLMTLRNFGMGKQSMEDRILGEIQHMVARLEKSIGSTMNPQTLFHDAASNIIYLVLLSTRYDYEDKTLREYVQLFTEISKIANGPWGMIYDTLPVVRYLPLPFKKAFAAVKILKQRAVDMINKHKTTRVPGQPRDLVDCYLDEIDKRADSSSFAEVQLVMHLLDMHFAGTDTTSNTLLTAFLYLTTHPDVQEKCQQEIDEVLAGKDHASFEDRHNMPYVQAVIHESQRIAKTVPLSVFHCTTGDTELMGYSIPKGTLIIPNLSSVLSEEGQWKFPHEFNPSNFLNEQGQFEKPEAFLPFSAGPRTCLGEGLARMELFLVLVTLLRRFHFIWPEDAGTPDFTPIYGITLTPKPYKMVIKLRQAANEI
- the fdxacb1 gene encoding ferredoxin-fold anticodon-binding domain-containing protein 1; protein product: MSEKLEVLLVGEGNFSFSVAVCESGDAKSITASCLQTEQQSLAQEQAAHNIQLLRDRGCTVLFEVDCTRLNEHNVIRHLAYDRIIFNFPHYGRKSGVKKNRTLLSKFFISCAEVLKADGEVHVALCNGQGGTPFDNPIREWHNSWQAVAMAAEAGLILSEIRPFDRHRYQGYKCTGYRSQDKGFRVEGGLNHVFTRSLPYTMPKKLKMDTVVGKEMVSFELPEELSEYVNRDFLSRQSRHPVKLVLEQLLREVKSSWPVCSVSGNFPELLSCSQDKLQACGSNLSSSEIYWIKPIDKDCEPTEDQQFSSSSYMLRPSLLMHAEEIMQREDFSPGTIYALSGLVFQRAPITPNRSPAYHQLFLIAVLPSESQPDQILQNNLEALLGPYKVSFEKEELGEECRVRLISQELHNFGQITCVPYPRSKLPHYKSSILTLLLNLDHLVTLTFSIPDWRLMWTSDPRFLAGFEPGIQVPATFQPFSLYPPSYTHDVSFWMEPDTFDELDFHEAVRIATCGAVKDIQLVDRFRHPHMGHASLCYRLSYQSPDRALSRTRVLDLQNQLRTLLPLRLNITLR